The genomic region TTAGATTGCCAACAATTAACAATCAATCAAGTTATTAAAGAAATAGAAGCAGATCAAGTCTTTTATCGAAATAATGGAGGAGTTACTTTTTCTGGTGGGGAACCTTTGTTACAACAACCATTCTTATTAGAATTATTACCTTTATTAAAACAAAAAGGAATTCATTGTGCTATGGAAACAGCACTTAATATTCCTTATTCTAAATTAGAAGAACTATTACCATATCTAGATCAAATATATATTGATTTAAAACTAGTAGATGACATAAAACATATTGAATACACAGGAGTATCCAATAGTTTCATTAAACAAAATATAACAAAATTATTACAAAGTAAATATGCTTTTAAAGTAACTATTCGAACTCCTTTAATACCACTCTATACAGCAACAATTGATAATATAGAAAACATAGCATGCTTTCTATCCAAACATAATAAAGAAACTAACTATGAATTATTAAACTATAATCCTCTTGCTATTCAAAAATATCAAGACTTATCAATTCCTTTTTGTTTTGAAGAAAACAAACCAATGTATTCAAAAGAAGAAATGAAACTATTTCAAAATATTGCTAAAAAATATTTAATAAATGTATCCATTTAGTGCTCTTAGGAGCACTATTTGTTTATATTT from Tannockella kyphosi harbors:
- a CDS encoding glycyl-radical enzyme activating protein, producing MEVLNKANIFSIKRFAIHDGQGLRTTIFMKGCNLRCVWCHNPEGLDMQPQYQILSRCIQCNRCKEIDTDNRIQSKDGTYSITGSQSVQKYQDVCIMDAFELDCQQLTINQVIKEIEADQVFYRNNGGVTFSGGEPLLQQPFLLELLPLLKQKGIHCAMETALNIPYSKLEELLPYLDQIYIDLKLVDDIKHIEYTGVSNSFIKQNITKLLQSKYAFKVTIRTPLIPLYTATIDNIENIACFLSKHNKETNYELLNYNPLAIQKYQDLSIPFCFEENKPMYSKEEMKLFQNIAKKYLINVSI